In Helianthus annuus cultivar XRQ/B chromosome 8, HanXRQr2.0-SUNRISE, whole genome shotgun sequence, a single genomic region encodes these proteins:
- the LOC110871763 gene encoding disease resistance protein RUN1 isoform X2: MASSSSSSHSVPPASISQSWNYDVFLSFRGEDTRKSFVDHLYAALEQQGIHTYKDDKTLARGESIGPALLKAIQESRIAVIVFSKNYADSSWCLDELAHIMECLDTRGQIVMPIFYHVDPSDLRKLKRKYGEAFGKHSVGENKQKVESWRKALEKAGNLSGWVIDENSHEAKCIKEIVGTISSRLPTLTTNVNKDLIGIETRLQDLKSKLKMESGGVGIIGIWGVGGGGKTTLASAAYAEISHRFEAHCLLQNIREESNKHGLEKLQEKFLSLILKADVKIGSEIEGRSMIERSLRNKSVLVVLDDVDDVKQLEALAVSHAWFGKGSRIIITTRDEHLLTRHADTIYEVSLLSDDEAMELFNKYAYRKDKPIEDYKMLSKDVVSYASGLPLALEILGSFLYDKNKDEWKSALAKLKCIPNVKVTERLKISYDGLEPDHQKLFLDIACFFRRRSMDEAMMVLDACNLHPCIGVKVLIQKSLIKVSNNQFGDKRVDMHDLVEEMAHYIVRGEHPNHPEKQSRIWKREDIAYLCDMGADAVPMETEVVAFHDYFGAPDLSDVVANMKKLRWISLDYYLVSSFPSNFQPRELRYLGLQCSKQKELWHGYKSLPNLKTLDLHFSKNLITTPDFEGLPCLERLILKGCVSLEEIHPSIGYHKRLVYVDMSDCRALKRFPPIIQMQMLETLNLSTCIQLQEFPDIQSNKSLPNLKFLNLEHCGNLITTPDFEGLPCLERLISSWCNSLVEIHPSIGYHKRLVFVDMSCCARLKRFPPIIHMKKLETLDLSCCYKLQQFPDIQSNMDSLVTLDLSCTRIKIIPPLYGRLPDLKFLDLSNCWNLVELPDLPSSIAILQADDCPSLEIVRDLSDYKWLWKVSLWGCYKLIGGERVLHSMLEGNAAKGRFMSLLLPMVKSSSRIFTRLVTLQLPSN, translated from the exons ATGGCATCTTCATCCTCCTCTTCGCACTCAGTTCCTCCTGCCTCTATTTCTCAATCATGGAATTATGACGTATTTTTGAGTTTTAGAGGCGAAGACACTCGAAAGAGCTTTGTGGATCATCTCTACGCTGCTCTTGAACAACAAGGGATCCACACGTACAAGGATGACAAAACACTTGCTCGGGGCGAGTCAATCGGTCCAGCCCTCTTGAAGGCTATCCAAGAATCACGGATCGCCGTTATTGTATTCTCTAAAAACTATGCTGATTCATCTTGGTGCTTGGATGAGCTTGCACATATTATGGAGTGCTTGGACACAAGAGGGCAAATCGTGATGCCCATATTTTATCACGTAGATCCCTCTGATTTGAGAAAGCTTAAGAGGAAATATGGAGAAGCATTTGGCAAACATTCGGTGGGGGAAAATAAGCAAAAAGTTGAATCATGGAGAAAAGCTCTGGAAAAGGCTGGCAATCTTTCTGGATGGGTCATCGATGAAAACAG TCATGAAGCAAAATGTATCAAAGAAATTGTTGGTACAATTTCTAGTAGGCTGCCTACACTAACTACAAACGTCAATAAAGACCTCATTGGAATAGAGACACGCTTACAGGATCTGAAATCAAAGTTGAAAATGGAGTCAGGTGGTGTAGGCATTATTGGAATATGGGGAGTTGGGGGTGGTGGTAAGACTACTCTCGCATCTGCCGCTTATGCGGAAATCTCTCACCGATTTGAAGCTCACTGCCTTCTTCAAAATATCCGTGAGGAGTCAAACAAGCATGGTTTGGAAAAGCTACAAGAAAAATTTCTCTCACTTATTTTGAAAGCAGATGTGAAGATAGGGAGTGAGATAGAAGGAAGAAGCATGATAGAAAGAAGCTTACGTAATAAAAGCGTATTAGTTGTTCTTGACGACGTTGATGACGTTAAGCAACTAGAGGCTCTTGCCGTATCACATGCTTGGTTTGGTAAGGGGAGCAGGATAATAATTACAACGAGGGATGAGCATTTGCTAACCCGCCATGCAGACACGATATATGAAGTGAGTTTGTTATCAGATGACGAGGCTATGGAGCTCTTCAACAAATATGCATATCGGAAAGATAAACCTATAGAAGATTACAAGATGCTTTCAAAAGATGTAGTTTCTTATGCTAGTGGGCTCCCATTAGCACTTGAAATTCTAGGTTCTTTTCTATATGACAAAAACAAGGATGAGTGGAAGAGTGCATTGGCCAAGTTAAAATGCATCCCAAATGTTAAAGTCACCGAAAGACTCAAAATAAGTTATGATGGACTTGAACCCGACCATCaaaaattattcttagatattgcTTGTTTTTTTAGGAGACGAAGCATGGATGAGGCAATGATGGTGCTTGATGCTTGTAATTTACACCCTTGTATAGGGGTGAAGGTGTTGATTCAAAAGTCTCTCATAAAAGTTTCAAATAATCAATTTGGTGATAAAAGAGTTGATATGCATGACTTGGTAGAAGAAATGGCTCACTACATTGTTAGAGGGGAACACCCTAATCATCCTGAAAAGCAAAGCAGGATTTGGAAGAGGGAAGATATAGCATACCTGTGTGATATGGGGGCAGATGCAGTGCCAATG GAAACTGAAGTAGTAGCTTTCCATGATTATTTTGGAGCTCCGGATCTATCTGATGTTGTTGCAAACATGAAGAAACTTCGATGGATTAGTTTGGATTATTATCTGGTATCTTCATTCCCATCAAATTTTCAGCCAAGAGAGCTTCGTTATCTAGGGTTACAATGCAGCAAACAAAAAGAACTGTGGCATGGGTATAAG AGTCTACCAAATTTAAAAACTCTTGATCTCCATTTTTCAAAAAACCTAATCACGACACCAGATTTTGAAGGCCTTCCATGTCTTGAAAGATTGATTTTAAAGGGTTGTGTGAGTTTAGAAGAGATTCATCCATCAATTGGATATCACAAAAGGCTTGTTTATGTGGACATGAGTGACTGTAGAGCACTTAAAAGGTTTCCACCCATCATACAGATGCAAATGTTGGAGACACTTAATCTCTCTACTTGCATTCAACTTCAAGAGTTTCCGGATATCCAGTCGAACAAG AGTCTACCAAATTTGAAATTTCTTAATCTTGAACACTGTGGAAACCTAATCACGACACCAGATTTTGAAGGCCTTCCATGTCTTGAGAGATTGATATCATCATGGTGTAATAGTTTAGTAGAGATTCATCCATCAATTGGATATCACAAAAGGCTTGTTTTCGTGGATATGAGCTGCTGTGCAAGACTTAAAAGGTTTCCACCCATCATACACATGAAAAAATTGGAGACTCTTGATCTCTCTTGTTGCTATAAACTTCAACAGTTTCCGGATATCCAGTCAAACATGGATAGCTTGGTAACCCTTGATTTGAGTTGTACTCGTATTAAAATAATCCCTCCGTTATATGGACGACTCCCAGATCTCAAGTTTCTCGATCTGTCAAACTGCTGGAACCTTGTAGAATTGCCAGACCTCCCATCAAGCATAGCTATTCTCCAAGCAGATGATTGTCCCTCACTTGAAATTGTAAGAGATTTATCAGACTATAAATGGTTGTGGAAAGTCTCACTTTGGGGTTGCTATAAGTTGATTGGTGGTGAGAGGGTACTACATTCTATGCTTGAG GGAAATGCAGCTAAAGGTCGCTTTATGAGTCTCTTACTTCCCATGGTTAAATCATCGTCACGTATTTTTACGAGATTAGTTACATTGCAACTTCCAAGCAACTG A
- the LOC110871763 gene encoding disease resistance protein RUN1 isoform X1, whose product MASSSSSSHSVPPASISQSWNYDVFLSFRGEDTRKSFVDHLYAALEQQGIHTYKDDKTLARGESIGPALLKAIQESRIAVIVFSKNYADSSWCLDELAHIMECLDTRGQIVMPIFYHVDPSDLRKLKRKYGEAFGKHSVGENKQKVESWRKALEKAGNLSGWVIDENSHEAKCIKEIVGTISSRLPTLTTNVNKDLIGIETRLQDLKSKLKMESGGVGIIGIWGVGGGGKTTLASAAYAEISHRFEAHCLLQNIREESNKHGLEKLQEKFLSLILKADVKIGSEIEGRSMIERSLRNKSVLVVLDDVDDVKQLEALAVSHAWFGKGSRIIITTRDEHLLTRHADTIYEVSLLSDDEAMELFNKYAYRKDKPIEDYKMLSKDVVSYASGLPLALEILGSFLYDKNKDEWKSALAKLKCIPNVKVTERLKISYDGLEPDHQKLFLDIACFFRRRSMDEAMMVLDACNLHPCIGVKVLIQKSLIKVSNNQFGDKRVDMHDLVEEMAHYIVRGEHPNHPEKQSRIWKREDIAYLCDMGADAVPMETEVVAFHDYFGAPDLSDVVANMKKLRWISLDYYLVSSFPSNFQPRELRYLGLQCSKQKELWHGYKSLPNLKTLDLHFSKNLITTPDFEGLPCLERLILKGCVSLEEIHPSIGYHKRLVYVDMSDCRALKRFPPIIQMQMLETLNLSTCIQLQEFPDIQSNKSLPNLKFLNLEHCGNLITTPDFEGLPCLERLISSWCNSLVEIHPSIGYHKRLVFVDMSCCARLKRFPPIIHMKKLETLDLSCCYKLQQFPDIQSNMDSLVTLDLSCTRIKIIPPLYGRLPDLKFLDLSNCWNLVELPDLPSSIAILQADDCPSLEIVRDLSDYKWLWKVSLWGCYKLIGGERVLHSMLEGNAAKGRFMSLLLPMVKSSSRIFTRLVTLQLPSNWYSDFSGLLLFLRDYNKYRFCHDIDIKRETPTYDYSEESDEDWEQCKYERVGYVPFNSLRHIPWFNPTYTKNISFHTRHCGLNVELVRSKNKIVDLNENPIDYSECWDEEYDEDYIKLRKAFEIMYDSQSSNIRILWRH is encoded by the exons ATGGCATCTTCATCCTCCTCTTCGCACTCAGTTCCTCCTGCCTCTATTTCTCAATCATGGAATTATGACGTATTTTTGAGTTTTAGAGGCGAAGACACTCGAAAGAGCTTTGTGGATCATCTCTACGCTGCTCTTGAACAACAAGGGATCCACACGTACAAGGATGACAAAACACTTGCTCGGGGCGAGTCAATCGGTCCAGCCCTCTTGAAGGCTATCCAAGAATCACGGATCGCCGTTATTGTATTCTCTAAAAACTATGCTGATTCATCTTGGTGCTTGGATGAGCTTGCACATATTATGGAGTGCTTGGACACAAGAGGGCAAATCGTGATGCCCATATTTTATCACGTAGATCCCTCTGATTTGAGAAAGCTTAAGAGGAAATATGGAGAAGCATTTGGCAAACATTCGGTGGGGGAAAATAAGCAAAAAGTTGAATCATGGAGAAAAGCTCTGGAAAAGGCTGGCAATCTTTCTGGATGGGTCATCGATGAAAACAG TCATGAAGCAAAATGTATCAAAGAAATTGTTGGTACAATTTCTAGTAGGCTGCCTACACTAACTACAAACGTCAATAAAGACCTCATTGGAATAGAGACACGCTTACAGGATCTGAAATCAAAGTTGAAAATGGAGTCAGGTGGTGTAGGCATTATTGGAATATGGGGAGTTGGGGGTGGTGGTAAGACTACTCTCGCATCTGCCGCTTATGCGGAAATCTCTCACCGATTTGAAGCTCACTGCCTTCTTCAAAATATCCGTGAGGAGTCAAACAAGCATGGTTTGGAAAAGCTACAAGAAAAATTTCTCTCACTTATTTTGAAAGCAGATGTGAAGATAGGGAGTGAGATAGAAGGAAGAAGCATGATAGAAAGAAGCTTACGTAATAAAAGCGTATTAGTTGTTCTTGACGACGTTGATGACGTTAAGCAACTAGAGGCTCTTGCCGTATCACATGCTTGGTTTGGTAAGGGGAGCAGGATAATAATTACAACGAGGGATGAGCATTTGCTAACCCGCCATGCAGACACGATATATGAAGTGAGTTTGTTATCAGATGACGAGGCTATGGAGCTCTTCAACAAATATGCATATCGGAAAGATAAACCTATAGAAGATTACAAGATGCTTTCAAAAGATGTAGTTTCTTATGCTAGTGGGCTCCCATTAGCACTTGAAATTCTAGGTTCTTTTCTATATGACAAAAACAAGGATGAGTGGAAGAGTGCATTGGCCAAGTTAAAATGCATCCCAAATGTTAAAGTCACCGAAAGACTCAAAATAAGTTATGATGGACTTGAACCCGACCATCaaaaattattcttagatattgcTTGTTTTTTTAGGAGACGAAGCATGGATGAGGCAATGATGGTGCTTGATGCTTGTAATTTACACCCTTGTATAGGGGTGAAGGTGTTGATTCAAAAGTCTCTCATAAAAGTTTCAAATAATCAATTTGGTGATAAAAGAGTTGATATGCATGACTTGGTAGAAGAAATGGCTCACTACATTGTTAGAGGGGAACACCCTAATCATCCTGAAAAGCAAAGCAGGATTTGGAAGAGGGAAGATATAGCATACCTGTGTGATATGGGGGCAGATGCAGTGCCAATG GAAACTGAAGTAGTAGCTTTCCATGATTATTTTGGAGCTCCGGATCTATCTGATGTTGTTGCAAACATGAAGAAACTTCGATGGATTAGTTTGGATTATTATCTGGTATCTTCATTCCCATCAAATTTTCAGCCAAGAGAGCTTCGTTATCTAGGGTTACAATGCAGCAAACAAAAAGAACTGTGGCATGGGTATAAG AGTCTACCAAATTTAAAAACTCTTGATCTCCATTTTTCAAAAAACCTAATCACGACACCAGATTTTGAAGGCCTTCCATGTCTTGAAAGATTGATTTTAAAGGGTTGTGTGAGTTTAGAAGAGATTCATCCATCAATTGGATATCACAAAAGGCTTGTTTATGTGGACATGAGTGACTGTAGAGCACTTAAAAGGTTTCCACCCATCATACAGATGCAAATGTTGGAGACACTTAATCTCTCTACTTGCATTCAACTTCAAGAGTTTCCGGATATCCAGTCGAACAAG AGTCTACCAAATTTGAAATTTCTTAATCTTGAACACTGTGGAAACCTAATCACGACACCAGATTTTGAAGGCCTTCCATGTCTTGAGAGATTGATATCATCATGGTGTAATAGTTTAGTAGAGATTCATCCATCAATTGGATATCACAAAAGGCTTGTTTTCGTGGATATGAGCTGCTGTGCAAGACTTAAAAGGTTTCCACCCATCATACACATGAAAAAATTGGAGACTCTTGATCTCTCTTGTTGCTATAAACTTCAACAGTTTCCGGATATCCAGTCAAACATGGATAGCTTGGTAACCCTTGATTTGAGTTGTACTCGTATTAAAATAATCCCTCCGTTATATGGACGACTCCCAGATCTCAAGTTTCTCGATCTGTCAAACTGCTGGAACCTTGTAGAATTGCCAGACCTCCCATCAAGCATAGCTATTCTCCAAGCAGATGATTGTCCCTCACTTGAAATTGTAAGAGATTTATCAGACTATAAATGGTTGTGGAAAGTCTCACTTTGGGGTTGCTATAAGTTGATTGGTGGTGAGAGGGTACTACATTCTATGCTTGAG GGAAATGCAGCTAAAGGTCGCTTTATGAGTCTCTTACTTCCCATGGTTAAATCATCGTCACGTATTTTTACGAGATTAGTTACATTGCAACTTCCAAGCAACTGGTACAGTGACTTTAGTGGACTTTTATTATTCTTACGTGATTATAATAAGTATAGGTTCTGTCATGACATAGATATTAAGCGGGAGACGCCCACATATGATTACTCTGAAGAGTCGGATGAAGATTGGGAACAATGTAAGTATGAAAGGGTGGGTTATGTACCCTTTAATTCATTGCGGCACATCCCATGGTTCAATCCTACATACACTAAAAATATATCATTTCACACTCGTCACTGTGGTCTTAATGTGGAACTTGTTCgtagtaaaaataaaatagttgATTTAAACGAAAACCCTATCGATTACTCAGAATGTTGGGATGAAGAATATGATGAAGATTATATAAAGCTGAGAAAGGCATTTGAGATCATGTATGATTCACAGTCCTCTAATATTCGGATTCTATGGCGTCATTAA